The genome window ACCGTAGGTTGGGCCTTTGTGATCTTTTACTTGGGCTAGTCAAAGCACCCTTTATGGTCTTTTTACCCTTAGATCCATCCTTCACTTAGAAGCCAGAGTGATGgatctaaaatgaaaattcaaactcATAATTCAGGTCCTTGCAAACCTTCTCAGGCTCCCTGTCCTCTCAGGATAGTTTCGCCCTTCTTattaatgatcttttttttttttttttaagattttatttatttatttgacagagagaaatcacaagtagatggagaggcaggcagagagagagagagggaagcaggctctccgctgagcagagagcccgatgcgggactcgatcccaggactctgagatcatgacctgagccgaaggcagcggcttaacccactgagccacccaggcgccccattaatgATCTTTATATAAGATTTTTCATGACCTAGCCCCTTATTCTCTTTGCAGCATTCCTTCTCTGTGCATTGAAATGTTTGCCTAGGAAGACCGGACTGCTTGTAGTTCTTTAAGGGATGATATTTCCTAATCATGTACATTTGATTGCACTTCTCTTTCACCCTGGAATGTCCTTTCCATCATTCTTCTTCCCCCAATTCCAACTCATCTTTCAAGGTGGAGCTTAGATAGCACCCTCTCCAGGAATCCTTCCCTAAACCACTTTTTGAGCTAagtgtctgggtttttttttggtgtgtgggtGTAGCAGCAATCCATACCTCCTTCCCTCTTGGTATTTTTATTAAGAGTATCCACTTggtaggcacctgggtggttcagggggttaaatgtctgcttttgggtcaggtcatgatcccagggtcctagaattgagtcctgcatcaggctccctgctctgtggggagtctgcttctccctctccccctgccccactcctgctttctcttgccatctctctctctctcaaataaaaaaataaaatattaaaaagaattcaaCTGTATATTTGATTGTAATGACTGCATTATATTCTATTGCATGGAATATATGAATTCCATAACTTACTTAACAGCTCTCCTGtgtaatagttttatttatatcataGGAAATAACCATGTAGATCATTCTCTATTTTTGAGCAATACTTAGGTGAATAGCATTATACTTACTTTTCCCAGTTCTCTGATTATTTCTGAAGATTAAATCTTAGAAGAAGATAACTGGTTCAAAGTCTGTGTAATAACATTCGTTTCTTTAAGAACCTCACCCAACACTAggctttattaatatttttaatcttagGACAATCTGATATGGGAAAAATTGgtgatttgttttttatgtatttcttcttccgggcaatgtgtatttatttgctttcccccttttcttatgAGATAgaattatagttaaaaataatgagtTAATTCACTTtatactctaaaaaaataatttattagtgaagtaaaattaaatttcttggTATGTCTTCTCTGTTTTCAAAAGTTGTGGAAGCATTTTTCTTGAATGACATAACTGAACAGTATTTAGAAGTTGAACTTTGTCCGTAagtataaaattttttctaactCACAGCTTCATAATTTGAATATAGTTAATTTCTGGTTATAAATTATATGGTTCATGTTAAAAGCTCAACCAAAAGGAAGAATGCTAATCTGAATTACATATACTTTATTCTCaagtaaaacatattttataaatgtttgaaaatattacATTGATACTGTTTTCAATTCACTAATGTGGTTGGTTTTCTAATAAATTGAAAGTTTTTtggtaaaatgaaaaatcattataaataacAGGAACTGTCtttcattacttaaaatattacaTTGATACTGTTTTCAGTTCACTAATGTGGTTGGTTTTCTAATAAATTGAAAGTTTTTtggtaaaatgaaaaatcattataaataacagaaactgTCTTTCATTACTTATTATGAAATTTATATCATTATGAATTACCTATTCAGAAATAAAGGGAGATATAAATACAATGAATTGAACTagtttcttttaaggaatttttttaaataactagattaaacttaaattttatgtgttgcataattatataaattttatgtgttgcatattctttcctttattcatcatttatttattgagtgtatACTACATCACTTTGTCTTCAGTGCCAGggataaaaattaaatgacacatagttttttttagacttattaaaaatattaatcttgGACTCTTTTGTTCAAATTTAACCAGTCATTTGGAAACCCTGTTTACTTTGTTTACTTTACTCTTTTCCCTGCATATgtgaaaaagtaaatttatacCTACTTGTTATCTATATGATAACAAATTctaaattagtaaaatatttagtaatgaaatatttctttgtattgccacttttcattttaaatgacctTTAAATGCCTTTCAGTATCTAATATTCGGTAGCCTCTGTCCCTTTGTAGGGTGGGCAGAGTCCCAAACagttgatttaaatattttaggtatcattttcttttcccttagttTGATTTCTTGCTAATTCTAATGTGGAAAGCCTAGCTgttcataattatatttttgagaataATCATATATCTTTGTCACCTTTTAACTAACATGCCAGTgtcttttattgaaaaatatgactTAACTGTCTTGTGAGGTAAGAAAACTTCAACTGCTGTGTGATTATTTTCATCAAACAGGTGAAAAAGCTAAGGCAAATAGGTTTATTACTTGTCTAGAAAGCGGTTAAGAACTTGGATGTGTTAGAAATTCTAGTTTTATCcttagttttaatttcattaGATGATAATATCAGtttattttcacaaagtgaaAATGGATGAATAGGATAATTAGAttcccttttgttttaaaattatgtgataaacatgtataaaattaataatttaaaaatatattttaagttacattattaataagtttaaaaatctGTAGAGTAATGTGGCTTCATATATTACGGGACAGTTATCAATCAATTATTATGGTTTTGCTTCTGACAATGAACTCCTGTGACAGTTAATTAACCTCTGGGAAAGCAACATGAAGAatattgttgttttgatttgcaagGACTTTTATCCCTCCTAGGATATTCTGAAAgttgcataataataataaaaataagcagagaacttttaaatgaaaaataataattgtctTCTGTTGGAATAGTTTACTGAAGGGAAGTCTTCCCTGAAAAGATCACAACAGAGCATCTGAGTAGAAATGTTCAGTCTTTTCCACTGACAGTAAATTTGCTTCATATAATTACTTAAAATCCTTTGATTCTAACTGACCTGATTAATCCCAATTATGCTCTCTTAATAGAATTTCACATGAggttatattttgtttatcttgaaAAATGTGTCACCAGTGTCTGAAACTAATGgtaaaaagcaggaaaatacaaGAGGCAGGCAGGTTGAGGACAGTTGTGCAAGAGAatagatacaaattaaaatcttCAACTTGTTGACCTGTAGTAGAcaatctatgtttttattttctatcttcctAATGAGCTTcagatagttctttttttttttcccccatggaagTAGCCTTTAGTAAAGTTATTGGATTCAGACTTTGAAATTGGTGCCAGCTTCTCCTAGAgtacatattttttgaaatgggTTTTATTGAGTACCGGATACTATGGTACTCTCCACCCCTTTTTCATACTTTGTACCATCTAACCagttgaagtatttttttatataaattcttatttacAGAATATAAAAAGCAGTCTGGACATGTGTAGCTTTATGCTTTTCACTGCAGTTATCTGAAAAATGATAAACTCAAAGATGCTATTTCTAAGTAACTGAGCACACTAGTCCTCTCTTTAATTATCCATTATTCATTTGCATCTTTTAATTATTTGGAAACTGAGTTATAAGCACATATTGCAGATATGAAGGAAAGTAAAGAAGGTaacatttgtttctttcaaaCACTCAtgacaaattttaattttgacagTCATGGACAACATTTGGTACTCTTACTCTCTGGAAGAAGAAATGTCtggaaagtaagtaaataaaaatattagaaaaaaatcccTAAATGTAATCTTTAAGATACATATGTAAAAGATACATATCTTaaatagaatgtttaaaatataaatctgaatTTACCTTATGTGTTTCACATGTTGTTTCTGTAGCAAGAACTTGCTCTGTCATACAAAGTGTCTAGAGGAGAGACAAAATGGGAAGGCAGAGCTTATCTTCCTTGGAGTTATTTTCCACCAAATGTGACAAAATTCAATTCATTTGCAATTCATGGATCAACAGATAAAAGAAACTATGAAGCTCTTTACCCGATACCTCAACATGAACTGCAACAAGGACAAAAACCTGATTTGTAAGTAGAAATTAAATGAAGATAGGTTCCAACTCTGAGTTTTTGGTAAACTAATTATGGGTAGAACAGTAGTAACATTTTTCACTCCAAGAAAACATATGTGTTCAAATATCTAGTAGAGTCATATGTTCCCTGATGGTCCTCAGTAAATACTTGACAGACTGACTTTGGACAGACATAGTCTCTCTTACTGCTGTCAGTAGAGCACTGCACTTATATTTCCATAGTGGTATGAGAAAAATCTTGCTTAGTGAGTATTGCAACAGCAAGTATCAAAATATTGTTGCGAATTCATTTATGATTCCTTTCAGAGTTAAATGGCCAGAGACATCTGTGTTCTGGTATGAGTAAAGGGTTAATAAAGCCTTTCTTGCTGTTTGAGAATGTGACCTTCAGTTAACTTTCTAGCTTACTTTCTCTGGTAAcctcataaagataaaaatgtcaaCTGTATTTCTAGGCAATTTTGCCTGTCATAATAATGACCCTTAATTGGTGAATTGATTCTGATCTGAGAGGAATTATGAATAAACTCTGAACACCTGATAGGGGCAGCATGTCTTTGGGATTTCCCTTTAGAAGTCTTGTTTCCCATGGGGCTGTTAGAAATTGTAATAGTGGAGTTGTTATCACAAGAGATATTGGCTTCTGTGGCACAGCAGGCATATAAGCTAAGGTATCTCCTATACTTCCTCAGTTTGAGTCTTAGCTCTTTGCTCCTGAAGCTGTTACTTAAGGAGAATGTAGCTCTTGGCCAGCTTTCTTTGTGCTTCAAGGACTGCTGTAAACACAGTAAAGGCAAATGCTTTACTAGGGAAAAGCTGAGATTcctgctctgtatctctctgggTGTGCTTGGTGCCCAGTCTGGTGAGTTTGCCTGTTTACGAGAGCCTAACAGAGATATCCTGGTGAGCTTTGTGCCATGGTAGACTGACTTCCTGCCTTTTTACCTTTAGAAAGTGCTattctgtccttctccctgtAGCTTTCTCCTTCCTGTTATGCTCTTACTTCACTCACTTTGCCTTTATCTTTTCTAGTATATTCCTTTATTCTGCCTGACACacctttccctttgcttttgtCCCCAGTCCTAACCCTTTTTCTTATCCttcccttttgcttttctcttcttgctACCTCTTATCCATCTCTGTTGTTTCCTTAAcctcttttattgttttaatttttaaaaaattgaagtatagttgatacacaatgttacattagtttcaggtgtacaaaataatgattcaacAAATCTATATACTACTCTATGTTCACAACTGTAGCTACCATCAGTCTCTGCACAATGAATGCTGTTATAATACCATTGAGTATATTCCCTAGGTTGTACTTTTTATCCCTGTGACctattcatttcataactggaagtttcctTAACTTCTTAATTCTGGATTGAGAGTGTGACTCTAAACCAGGTTCAGCCTGGTTCAGTCTGGTCAGGGTAGCAGAATGGGACAGGAATCCAAATGCAACTTACTCAGGGCCCTCAAAACAAGATGGCTTGTTTCTCTGGTTCTTCACCAGCTAATGCCTTCCTGTATTCAGGCTTCTCATTTATAAGTTATTAGAGACTTACCCTAGATGAAAGTATGAGTATACCATTGTTCAAGGTAGAATCAAGGTAGAGTCTGCTGTGCAGAATGATTTCCTGCACAGCTGAGACCCATTGTAACATTTAGTCAAGCCTTTGTCTCCTCATTAAACCACAATACTTAAATGGTTTtcctagaaagaaaataagtaggaTTAAATCCTTTTTACATTCACCTCTCTTGCTTTGGCAAAGTAGTCAATCCTCTAAGTTACAGAGCTgaaactttaaaatgattttctataTAGCATAGAAAGtgtatcaaaattaaaatgtaaaaaatctcTAAGGGTATAATACTTGTTTAAGGCTAGATAGAATCAGTCAGGTTTTGAGGGTTGATTTTTAATTCTTCCCTCAGCTGTGAGGGAGCTTTTCTAGAATTAAGAGGAGAGTGTTTTGAAATGTGGGTGAATTTCAGAGCTGAATGTTTGATAGCAAGAGTGAGAAAGTTTTACACTTAGAATTCCTCTTACCTTTGGTATTTTTATAATGTTGTTCTGTCACAGATGTGACAAATAAATAGCCCTTCAGGACAACTATTTTACAAATGCATAATTTATTTCAGTTCcgaccttctttttctttgtgtttagcCATCGTCTGGAATACTTCAAGCCTTTCAGTTTTAATACACTGCTTGGAGAAGAATGGAAACAACCAGAATCAGAGCTGTGGTTAATAGAGAAACCTGATGTATAGGAGTATAGTAGATGACCATATCAAtcatttcttctctgtatcttttaAGGTAAACCAACAAtatgtataatctttttaatcaTGATACCACCAGTACACTTCAAGAACAACTATTTTCATAGAGATCAGTGAAAATAGAGTATCTTTGTAGCACGTTGTATATGAATtaacaagaaaatagaaagtttGTAGGTGACTTTATCTAGAAAGTGAAAATGTTTCTCAGAGTCATTCAGTCTAGGAGCCATCATATTCTATCTGCTTTGCATATCCATCACCCCGGATATCCCTGACTCTATCAACTAACactgttatttctctttctacctcCCTAAACCTTAGCCAGCCTGACACTGGAACATcttatttgtgcatttttttaaagttccgtGTAACATACACGGATTCTTTACTTGGAATCTTCTGTGCATTCTTGAAGTAGATTGAAAACAATGACCTATTTCAGATAAGCAGGACATCCACATCTGTTAAGGCATCATtaagatacatatgtatataaccAGCTGTTTTTCATGTCTTGAGATTATTTTTAGTCTGTAGAAGGAAATGGAATGAAGTAGTCTTAAATTTGGGCAGCAGGTTCTACTTTCATTTACAAACAGATGACATTTTCTTAATGCTGTTAAACCAGATGCCAAAATatcttcactttattttataaacatcaaACACTCCTGGTctagaatttttcaaattttgtgttGTGATATAATTCAGTGTTTAAAGCCATCTAGTATATCATCTATGAATTTCTCCACCAAACCTGGTCTTTCACTAGCATTCTTAACTCAGAGGCTAGCAGTCTTTcaggagaacttttttttaaagaacttttattaCTTGTACAGAATACCTAGTTGTTTACTCAACAATGTAATTTATCCTCTTGTTTTTTACTAACAGAACCTGAATTTTTAGGGTCATTGCACAAAAACATTTTTCCAGATTCCTTTGCAGATAGAAATGATATGCAAAAGCACTTCAGGTTAATGAGATGTGAGTATGCAGTGTTAAGTGGAACTTcaagaaaagatgttttaaagatGAAAGATTCAGCTGCCTTACATGTTTTACCTTTTGTCCTTTGCCCTCCTCTTACTTTTTCCTGCATTGCATAATTCAAACCTGAGGTAACACACTAGCTATATTGTATCAATGAGGAGACAGTCCAGGTTCCCCTGAGCAGTAAGGCAAAGGGCTTGTGTTCTAAACAGTGCAATAGAGTAATGTATCATATCTGGACTGCCCACCTATAGATTTCTTTACATAGGAGAAAATAAGCTGCCTAATTTGCTattccaaattgatctatagattcagtacAATCCCAGTTAAAAATCACAGGCCACTTTTTGGGGAGTATAAATTGACAAACTGACTCCAATTTTATATGGAACAGCAAGGAAcctcaaaatagccaaaacaattttgaaaaagaaaaagttggaggaCTTATACAATCTGACTTCCAAACTTACTACTAAGCTTCAATAATAAAGACGGTGTAACTTTGGCATAGATTTAGACAAATacatcaatgtaacagaatagagaaaccGGAAAGAGAACAATAtgcagttctttttatttttttttataaacatataatatatttttatccccagggtacaggtctgtgaatcgccaggtttacacacttcacagcactcaccatagcacataccttccccaatgtaaATAACCcaatccccttctcccaacccccctgcctccagctaccctcagtttgttttgtgagattaagagtcacttatgatttgtctccctcccaatcccatcttgtttcactgattcttctcctacccccttaaagttcttttgatttttgacaaaggtgccaatgtatttaaaagggaaaaggataatcttttcaacaaatggtattgaatTACtgtaaaaatcatgaaaacaaaaacgAAACCTTGACCTCTACTTGACAgcttacagaaaaattaatgtaACTGACCAAGTGAAAAAGATCtaggagaaaatctttataaTCAGggtagagaaacatttttttttttcaaataggacATGAAAGGcactaacaaagaaaaagattagacttcatcaaaatcaaaactttctgttcatcaaaagcttccattaagaaaatgaagaagcaagTCACAGATTGGAATAAAGTGTTCAAAATATCCATATCAAACAAAGAATatttatccagaatatatgaagaatataaaCCAGTAATATAAGAAGCCAGTTAGGGAcacttcacagaaaaaaaaaatacaaaaggccaATAAGTATATAGAAAGTCAACATCacttattttgaaggaaatgcaaattaaagccacaacaAGATACTAACTgactaaaattacaaaatatacacATTGGTTAAAT of Mustela nigripes isolate SB6536 chromosome 1, MUSNIG.SB6536, whole genome shotgun sequence contains these proteins:
- the C1H4orf33 gene encoding UPF0462 protein C4orf33 homolog, translating into MDFKIQYTWDGFPVKHEPVFVRLNPGDGGVMVEVSAPFFNDPPAPLGEPGKPYNELWNYEVVEAFFLNDITEQYLEVELCPHGQHLVLLLSGRRNVWKQELALSYKVSRGETKWEGRAYLPWSYFPPNVTKFNSFAIHGSTDKRNYEALYPIPQHELQQGQKPDFHRLEYFKPFSFNTLLGEEWKQPESELWLIEKPDV